A part of Kitasatospora acidiphila genomic DNA contains:
- a CDS encoding Lrp/AsnC family transcriptional regulator, translating into MAVNLDDTDWAIIGQLQREARISLSELGRRVKLSPSATTERVRNLESLGVITGYHAVVDLAKVGYPVLAVVRLKYPGNRHQPLRRLLTERPEILECLRTTGDDCYTLKVAATSMEHLETLVDELAGFGSTTTSIVYSHTLPYRGPDQP; encoded by the coding sequence ATGGCCGTGAATCTTGACGACACCGACTGGGCGATCATCGGGCAGCTGCAACGCGAGGCCCGAATCTCCCTCAGCGAGCTGGGGCGGCGGGTGAAGCTCAGCCCCTCGGCTACCACGGAACGGGTGCGGAATCTGGAGTCGCTGGGCGTCATCACCGGCTACCACGCCGTGGTGGACCTGGCCAAGGTGGGCTATCCCGTGCTCGCCGTCGTCCGGCTGAAGTACCCGGGCAACCGCCACCAACCGCTGCGCCGGCTGCTCACCGAGCGACCGGAGATCCTGGAATGCCTGCGCACGACCGGCGACGACTGCTACACCCTGAAGGTGGCCGCGACCTCCATGGAGCATCTGGAGACGCTCGTGGACGAGTTGGCCGGCTTCGGCAGCACGACCACCAGCATCGTCTACAGCCACACGCTGCCCTACCGCGGCCCCGACCAGCCCTGA
- a CDS encoding DoxX family protein, with translation MNLALWIAAGLLALVALAGGVSKTFVPKAKLAKAHGGEWAGDAGTGFVKTPGILELLAAVGLVAPAALHIAPAMVPVTAVCWVLLMVGAIITHRRYDGQAKFVALNLSYLVLAAFIALGRS, from the coding sequence ATGAACCTCGCACTCTGGATCGCCGCCGGCCTGCTCGCCCTGGTCGCCCTGGCCGGCGGCGTCAGCAAGACCTTCGTGCCGAAGGCGAAGCTGGCCAAGGCCCATGGCGGGGAATGGGCCGGGGACGCCGGCACCGGCTTCGTCAAAACCCCGGGGATCCTCGAACTCCTCGCCGCAGTCGGCCTGGTGGCGCCCGCCGCGCTCCACATCGCGCCGGCCATGGTGCCGGTGACCGCCGTCTGCTGGGTCCTGCTGATGGTCGGCGCGATCATCACCCACCGCCGCTACGACGGGCAGGCCAAGTTCGTCGCGCTGAACCTGAGCTACCTCGTCCTCGCGGCATTCATCGCCCTCGGCCGCTCCTGA
- a CDS encoding multicopper oxidase family protein → MLRRTFLRAGSVTGALLAGGLRAAPAEALARRDLPPRILPNLFLNPIGDSAAIPRFVNTLPLPTRIDAQHTDRIDIVMRPTVQDVIGGGLGLRTPVWGYGLHTPHGPAQVSYPGPTIVVRKNRLLKVNWLNDLPAQHMLPVDDSIHWAGYPTEEGGGVPTVVHLHGGHTEARSDGHAEAWYTSPATGHTGPAYQTTLYHYENSQEAATLWYHDHAIGLTRLNVYAGLAGFYLLRDENEDELVKDHLLPTGPHEREIVLQDRYFYPNGHLAYPDQGAEQKAPPSIFTGFTGDVGVVNGVAWPHLDVEPRMYRLRVLNGSNAKTFDLRMVGPELSRNPWPLPVYQIATDGGFLERPLRLTDPLPLSPAERVDLVVDFTGMVDGEYTLTHDASTPGTTDALPFMKFRVNQPLNRAWPTTRLPKRLRPKPFRITESATVTRKVLLSFTKDELQRFKLMLGTVKDGRLTWDDPATETPVLGATEIWEIYTTMGARTPSTSTSSSSRCSAGGPSPRR, encoded by the coding sequence ATGCTCAGAAGGACCTTTCTCCGCGCCGGCTCGGTGACCGGTGCGCTGCTGGCCGGCGGTCTGCGAGCCGCACCGGCCGAAGCCCTCGCGCGGCGGGACCTGCCGCCGCGGATCCTGCCCAACCTGTTCCTGAACCCGATCGGGGACAGCGCCGCCATCCCCCGCTTCGTGAACACGCTCCCGCTGCCCACGCGGATCGACGCGCAGCACACGGACCGGATCGACATCGTGATGCGGCCGACCGTGCAGGACGTCATCGGTGGCGGCCTCGGACTGCGGACACCGGTGTGGGGCTACGGGCTGCACACCCCGCACGGCCCAGCGCAAGTGTCCTACCCCGGTCCCACGATCGTGGTCCGCAAGAACCGCCTTCTGAAAGTGAACTGGCTGAACGACCTACCCGCCCAGCACATGCTGCCGGTTGATGACAGCATCCACTGGGCGGGCTATCCCACCGAGGAGGGCGGGGGTGTGCCCACGGTGGTGCACCTGCACGGCGGCCACACCGAGGCGAGGTCCGACGGCCACGCCGAGGCCTGGTACACCAGCCCCGCGACCGGCCACACCGGACCGGCCTACCAGACGACCCTGTACCACTACGAGAACAGCCAGGAAGCAGCCACGCTGTGGTACCACGACCACGCGATCGGCCTCACCCGCTTGAACGTCTATGCGGGCCTGGCCGGGTTCTACCTGCTGCGGGACGAGAACGAAGACGAACTGGTCAAAGACCATCTGCTGCCGACCGGTCCACATGAGCGGGAGATCGTCCTCCAGGACCGGTACTTCTATCCGAACGGTCACCTGGCCTACCCGGACCAGGGTGCCGAGCAGAAGGCGCCGCCCTCGATCTTCACCGGCTTCACAGGAGACGTCGGGGTGGTCAACGGGGTCGCCTGGCCGCATCTGGACGTCGAGCCCCGCATGTACCGCCTGCGGGTGCTCAACGGCTCCAACGCCAAGACCTTCGATCTGCGCATGGTCGGGCCGGAGCTTTCACGGAATCCGTGGCCGCTCCCCGTGTACCAGATCGCCACGGACGGCGGCTTCCTGGAGCGGCCGCTCCGCCTGACCGACCCGCTGCCGCTGTCCCCGGCCGAACGCGTCGACCTCGTGGTCGACTTCACAGGCATGGTGGACGGGGAGTACACCCTCACCCACGACGCCAGCACCCCCGGCACGACGGACGCCCTCCCGTTCATGAAGTTCCGCGTCAACCAACCCCTGAACCGTGCCTGGCCGACGACCCGCCTGCCGAAGAGGCTGCGCCCGAAGCCGTTCCGGATCACCGAGTCGGCGACGGTCACACGCAAGGTCCTGCTGTCGTTCACCAAGGACGAGCTCCAGCGGTTCAAACTCATGCTGGGGACCGTGAAGGACGGCCGACTGACCTGGGACGACCCGGCCACCGAGACGCCCGTCCTGGGCGCCACGGAGATCTGGGAGATCTACACCACCATGGGGGCACGCACCCCATCCACCTCCACCTCGTCGAGTTCGAGGTGCTCGGCCGGTGGCCCTTCACCGCGGAGGTGA
- a CDS encoding YciI family protein: MQFLISLHINPAVLDALTDEEKAAIGSGHGAFIAELKESGELITTQALVDPSQAVVVSVVGGQPVVTDGPFLEAKEFLGGFYLVDCENKERAIELAARIPDAAITGLGVEVRQVMFADGQLEA, translated from the coding sequence ATGCAGTTCCTGATCAGCCTGCACATCAACCCGGCCGTGCTGGATGCGTTGACCGACGAGGAGAAGGCGGCGATCGGCAGCGGCCACGGCGCGTTCATCGCGGAGCTCAAGGAGTCCGGCGAGCTGATCACCACCCAGGCGCTGGTCGACCCGTCGCAGGCCGTCGTGGTGTCCGTCGTGGGCGGCCAGCCGGTGGTGACCGACGGCCCGTTCCTGGAGGCCAAGGAGTTCCTGGGCGGCTTCTACCTGGTCGACTGCGAGAACAAGGAGCGCGCGATCGAGCTGGCGGCGCGGATTCCGGACGCCGCGATCACGGGCCTGGGCGTCGAGGTGCGGCAAGTGATGTTCGCTGACGGACAATTGGAGGCATGA
- a CDS encoding asparaginase, with protein MPDPVVAIFSLGGTIAMTTDPATGGVVPALSAQELLDAVPALQGLPLDLRVHDFRRLPGASLTFDDITALSSAITTALQTGCVGAVVTQGTDTIEETAYLLDLLHCGDAPIVVTGAMRNPTQPGADGPANLHAAVIAAGSPQLRGAGVVVVLNDEIHASRTVRKSHSTSPAAFTSPATGPLGRLYEGRVHLHSPLAQRTVTPSELTNPAPRVGLYTATLGDDGTLLAAMADACDGLVIAAFGVGHVPQDFVAVLERTAARIPVVLASRIGNGPVLQATYSFPGSEKDLLQRGLIRAGHLDPYKARLLIHVLLAQGRTSTEIADAFHTTAAH; from the coding sequence GTGCCCGATCCCGTAGTTGCGATCTTCTCCCTCGGCGGCACCATCGCCATGACCACCGATCCGGCCACCGGCGGCGTGGTGCCCGCCCTGTCCGCCCAGGAGCTCCTCGACGCCGTCCCCGCCCTCCAGGGCCTCCCCCTCGACCTCCGCGTCCACGACTTCCGCCGCCTCCCCGGCGCCTCCCTCACCTTCGACGACATCACCGCCCTCTCGTCAGCCATCACAACCGCCTTGCAAACCGGGTGCGTTGGCGCAGTCGTCACCCAGGGCACCGACACCATCGAGGAGACCGCCTACCTCCTCGACCTCCTCCACTGCGGCGACGCACCCATCGTCGTCACCGGCGCCATGCGCAACCCCACCCAGCCCGGTGCGGACGGCCCGGCCAACCTGCACGCAGCCGTCATCGCCGCCGGCTCGCCCCAACTGCGCGGCGCCGGCGTCGTGGTGGTCCTCAACGACGAGATCCACGCGTCCCGCACCGTCCGCAAGTCGCACTCCACCAGCCCGGCCGCCTTCACCTCTCCGGCCACCGGCCCGCTGGGTCGCCTGTACGAGGGCCGCGTCCACCTCCACTCACCACTGGCACAACGCACGGTCACCCCAAGCGAGTTGACCAACCCTGCACCCCGCGTCGGCCTCTACACCGCAACGCTCGGCGACGACGGCACCCTCCTCGCCGCCATGGCCGACGCCTGCGACGGGCTCGTCATCGCCGCCTTCGGAGTCGGCCACGTCCCGCAGGACTTCGTCGCCGTCCTGGAGCGAACCGCCGCCCGCATCCCCGTGGTCCTCGCCAGCCGGATCGGCAACGGGCCGGTCCTGCAAGCGACTTACAGCTTCCCGGGATCGGAGAAGGACCTCCTGCAGCGCGGCCTGATCCGAGCCGGCCACCTCGACCCCTACAAGGCCCGCCTCCTCATCCACGTCCTGCTCGCCCAGGGCCGAACCAGCACCGAGATCGCCGACGCCTTCCACACCACCGCCGCCCACTGA
- a CDS encoding RNA polymerase sigma-70 factor, with translation MGTHATSDPATDAFVAHRNLLFTVAYEMLGSAADAEDVLQETWLRWVKVDLAQVREHRAYLVRITTRQSLNRLRTMTRRKEAYVGPWLPEPMLTAPDVAEDVELAESMSMALMLVLETLSPTERAVFVLREVFDVGYDEIAAAVDKSPAAVRQIAHRARRHVDARRPRETVSASRTKAALESFQHALATGDLQGFLDVLAPEVVMMSDGGGIKQAVPRPITGADKVARLIIGGTAKSHATLTTSLTMVNGSPALALHLDGELDGVMAVRLDGDRISGLYYVRNPEKLTRVGTETALSLR, from the coding sequence ATGGGCACCCACGCCACCTCCGACCCGGCCACCGACGCCTTCGTGGCCCACCGCAACCTGCTCTTCACCGTCGCCTACGAGATGCTCGGCTCGGCGGCCGATGCCGAAGACGTCCTCCAGGAAACCTGGTTGAGGTGGGTCAAGGTCGACCTGGCACAAGTGCGGGAGCACCGCGCCTACCTGGTGCGGATCACCACCCGCCAGTCGCTCAACCGGCTGCGCACCATGACGCGCCGCAAGGAGGCGTACGTCGGCCCATGGCTGCCCGAACCCATGCTCACCGCGCCCGACGTGGCCGAGGACGTCGAACTGGCGGAGAGCATGTCGATGGCGCTGATGCTCGTCCTCGAAACGCTGTCGCCGACCGAGCGCGCCGTCTTCGTGCTGCGCGAGGTCTTCGACGTCGGCTACGACGAGATCGCGGCCGCCGTCGACAAGAGCCCCGCGGCCGTCCGCCAGATCGCACACCGCGCCCGCCGGCACGTCGATGCGCGCCGGCCTCGCGAGACGGTCTCCGCGAGCAGGACCAAGGCTGCCCTTGAGTCGTTCCAACACGCGCTCGCCACCGGCGACTTGCAGGGCTTCCTCGACGTGCTCGCCCCCGAGGTCGTCATGATGAGCGACGGCGGCGGCATCAAGCAGGCCGTGCCGCGCCCGATCACCGGCGCCGACAAGGTGGCCCGCCTCATCATCGGCGGCACCGCCAAGTCCCATGCCACGCTCACCACTTCGCTCACCATGGTCAACGGCAGCCCCGCTCTCGCCCTGCACCTGGACGGCGAGCTCGACGGCGTGATGGCGGTCCGGCTGGACGGCGACCGCATCAGCGGCCTCTACTACGTCCGCAACCCGGAGAAGCTGACCCGCGTCGGAACGGAGACCGCGCTCTCCCTGCGCTGA
- a CDS encoding alkaline shock response membrane anchor protein AmaP has product MVNRTTVNRVLLAVVGLVLLVGALLVLAGGFDAYHRLGVTPPSWWPLTSPHQPLLSNASRTRWRDRGWWWPAVVAGLALLVVLSVCWLAAQLRQSTPAEFELPTGGGGSGPGGGPVLRLRLRGAALASAVQDAALHLPEVTAARVRLFGSPHRARLRAQLLLEPGSDPSAAVTAFRDGPLAHACAAVGGELPLELRIQVAPSAAEHPTRERRARRGRGRKREPRVA; this is encoded by the coding sequence ATGGTGAATCGGACCACGGTGAACCGCGTGCTGCTCGCGGTGGTCGGTCTGGTGCTGCTGGTCGGCGCGCTGCTGGTGCTGGCCGGGGGCTTCGACGCCTACCACCGGCTGGGGGTCACCCCGCCCTCCTGGTGGCCGCTCACCTCGCCGCACCAGCCGCTGCTCAGCAACGCCTCCCGCACCCGCTGGCGCGACCGCGGCTGGTGGTGGCCGGCGGTGGTGGCGGGCCTCGCGCTGCTGGTGGTGCTGTCGGTCTGCTGGCTGGCCGCGCAACTGCGGCAGTCCACGCCCGCCGAGTTCGAGCTGCCGACGGGTGGCGGCGGGAGTGGGCCTGGTGGGGGACCCGTCCTGCGGCTGCGCCTGCGGGGCGCGGCGCTGGCCAGCGCGGTGCAGGACGCAGCGCTGCACCTGCCGGAGGTGACGGCAGCCCGGGTCCGCCTGTTCGGGAGCCCCCACCGGGCCCGCCTGCGGGCACAGCTGCTCCTGGAGCCGGGCAGCGACCCCTCGGCAGCGGTGACGGCCTTCCGGGACGGGCCACTGGCGCACGCGTGCGCCGCGGTGGGCGGCGAGCTGCCACTCGAGCTGCGGATCCAGGTGGCTCCGTCGGCCGCGGAGCACCCGACCCGCGAACGCCGCGCGCGCCGTGGGCGGGGGCGGAAGCGGGAACCGCGGGTGGCGTGA
- a CDS encoding alpha/beta hydrolase family protein produces MYSLHFTAESASNGMVERDFTVGGVPGIPGVPGVLWSPASDAADHAPLILMAHGGGNHKKHPAMSGRAQRLVAGCGFHVAVLDAPGHGDRPRTAHDDAEIAELFRARAAGEPEGPIVVRYNDHLAELAVPEYRAALDALQELPEIGTDGPVGFWGINMGTAIGIPFVAVEPRITAVVFGQHWPDTLAEKARQITIPIEFDLQWDDEHISREAGLALFDAFASKEKSLHVNSGKHKELPRFEADSAVRFFARHFGRPVVSPA; encoded by the coding sequence ATGTACTCTCTCCACTTCACTGCCGAGTCGGCGTCGAACGGCATGGTCGAGCGCGACTTCACCGTGGGCGGCGTCCCCGGCATCCCTGGCGTCCCCGGTGTCCTCTGGTCGCCGGCCTCCGACGCAGCCGACCACGCGCCCCTGATCCTGATGGCCCACGGTGGCGGCAACCACAAGAAGCACCCGGCGATGTCGGGCCGCGCCCAGCGCCTGGTGGCCGGCTGCGGCTTCCACGTCGCCGTCCTCGACGCGCCCGGTCACGGCGACCGGCCGCGCACGGCGCACGACGACGCCGAAATCGCCGAGCTGTTCCGGGCCCGGGCGGCGGGCGAGCCGGAAGGCCCGATCGTCGTGCGCTACAACGACCACCTGGCGGAGCTCGCCGTGCCCGAGTACCGGGCGGCCCTGGACGCCCTCCAGGAGCTCCCGGAGATCGGCACCGATGGTCCGGTCGGCTTCTGGGGCATCAACATGGGCACCGCGATCGGCATCCCCTTCGTGGCGGTCGAACCCAGGATCACCGCCGTGGTCTTCGGCCAGCACTGGCCCGACACCCTGGCCGAGAAGGCGCGGCAGATCACCATCCCGATCGAGTTCGACCTGCAGTGGGATGACGAGCACATCTCGCGCGAGGCCGGTCTCGCGCTGTTCGACGCCTTCGCCTCGAAGGAGAAGTCGCTGCACGTGAACTCGGGCAAGCACAAGGAGCTGCCCAGGTTCGAGGCGGACAGCGCGGTCCGCTTCTTCGCCCGGCACTTCGGCCGACCGGTCGTGTCGCCGGCCTGA
- a CDS encoding Asp23/Gls24 family envelope stress response protein, producing the protein MPETPKPSDLITKSHAPHGNTGAEQRGRTVMADGVVEKIAGMAAREVPGIHALGSGLARTLGAMRDRASGGRTSVSRGIKAEVGERQTAIDIALIVEYGAVIPELVAAVRRNIISAVERLTGLEVVEVNIAVNDVHLPDESEEEEELISSERRGRVQ; encoded by the coding sequence ATGCCCGAGACCCCCAAACCGTCCGATCTGATCACCAAGTCGCACGCGCCGCACGGCAACACCGGAGCCGAGCAGCGCGGCCGCACGGTGATGGCCGACGGCGTCGTCGAGAAGATCGCGGGCATGGCCGCCCGCGAGGTGCCCGGGATCCACGCGCTCGGCTCGGGCCTGGCCCGCACCCTCGGCGCGATGCGGGACCGGGCCTCCGGCGGCCGGACCAGCGTCTCGCGCGGGATCAAGGCCGAGGTGGGGGAGCGGCAGACCGCGATCGACATCGCCCTGATCGTCGAGTACGGGGCGGTGATCCCCGAGCTGGTGGCCGCGGTGCGGCGCAACATCATCAGCGCGGTGGAGCGGCTCACCGGCCTCGAAGTGGTCGAGGTCAACATCGCGGTCAACGACGTCCACCTGCCGGACGAGTCCGAGGAGGAAGAGGAGCTGATCTCCTCCGAACGGCGGGGCCGGGTCCAGTAA
- a CDS encoding Asp23/Gls24 family envelope stress response protein has protein sequence MATGDSLLRAAWGRNTGPDTAPARRGRLRIADRVLQRIAEVAAREALGPDPVGGHPRVSVAVLGGGARVWVGLDLPFPGDLAAWAERVRAQVGERVGGLTGIEVREVDVVVEHLVPVEPSSAR, from the coding sequence ATGGCGACGGGGGACTCGCTCCTGCGGGCCGCCTGGGGGCGGAACACCGGCCCGGACACCGCGCCCGCCCGACGCGGCCGACTGCGGATCGCCGACCGGGTGCTGCAGCGGATCGCCGAGGTCGCCGCGCGGGAGGCGCTCGGGCCCGACCCGGTCGGCGGCCACCCGCGGGTCTCGGTGGCCGTGCTCGGCGGCGGCGCCCGGGTGTGGGTCGGGCTGGACCTGCCGTTCCCCGGTGACCTGGCGGCCTGGGCCGAGCGGGTGCGGGCGCAGGTGGGCGAGCGGGTGGGCGGGCTGACCGGGATCGAGGTGCGGGAGGTGGACGTGGTGGTGGAGCACCTGGTGCCCGTGGAGCCGTCCAGTGCCAGGTGA
- a CDS encoding MFS transporter — protein MRANRAWLGLAVLCLPTLLVAIDTTALLLALPRLSAELGAGSVQQLWISDSYGLMVAGLVITMGTLGDRIGRRRLLLIGAAAFAVLSVPAAFAVSPLMLIVVRALLGVAGATLAPSTLALITTMFRDERQRGQAIAIWATCQFAGGALGPVLAGLLLQHFWWGSVFLAAVPAMAVLLLAGPVLLPEFRSDRAGRLDPVGVGQSLLAVLLVFYGVKQLAVASAPTVPALALVLGAALGALFVRRQLRLETPLLDLRLFRGRPFTAVIVALVFAGIAMAGTGLLVTQYLQGVLGHSPLASAVLFAPMGLGVAVGTMTAPQLVRRMKQTTAIAGGLAVSALGGLLLAGADGAGALPLVMTGIAVLALGTGPLFALGTGLVVGSVPPERAGSAAAMSETGNYFGGSLGFALLGVLAAVVYRHRAHGTSDSLAGALAAAHRLPAGQGAALLHTARAAFTAGLHVTGLVAALIFAGLAVLVLTMRPATRSTPVALPEYQEVR, from the coding sequence ATGCGAGCCAACCGGGCGTGGCTGGGACTGGCCGTCCTCTGCCTGCCGACACTGCTGGTCGCGATCGACACGACGGCGCTGCTGCTCGCGCTGCCGCGGTTGAGCGCCGAGCTGGGTGCCGGCAGCGTCCAGCAGCTGTGGATCAGCGACAGCTACGGACTCATGGTGGCCGGCCTGGTCATCACGATGGGGACGCTCGGTGACCGGATCGGCCGCCGACGCCTGCTGCTGATCGGTGCCGCGGCGTTCGCCGTGCTGTCGGTGCCGGCCGCGTTCGCGGTCAGCCCGCTGATGCTGATCGTCGTGCGGGCGCTGCTGGGCGTCGCCGGCGCCACCCTGGCCCCGTCGACCCTCGCCCTGATCACCACCATGTTCCGCGACGAACGGCAGCGCGGGCAGGCCATCGCGATCTGGGCGACCTGCCAGTTCGCCGGTGGTGCGCTCGGGCCCGTGCTCGCCGGGCTGCTGCTCCAGCACTTCTGGTGGGGATCGGTGTTCCTGGCCGCCGTGCCGGCGATGGCGGTGCTGCTGCTCGCCGGGCCGGTGCTGCTGCCGGAGTTCCGCAGCGACCGGGCCGGGCGGCTGGACCCGGTCGGCGTCGGGCAGTCGCTGCTGGCGGTGCTGCTGGTGTTCTACGGCGTCAAGCAGCTGGCCGTGGCGAGCGCGCCGACCGTCCCGGCGCTGGCGCTGGTCCTCGGCGCGGCCCTCGGGGCCCTCTTCGTGCGTCGTCAACTTCGGTTGGAGACGCCGCTGTTGGACCTTCGACTGTTCCGCGGGCGGCCGTTCACGGCCGTCATCGTCGCGCTGGTGTTCGCCGGCATCGCCATGGCCGGCACCGGCCTGCTGGTCACCCAGTACCTGCAGGGCGTGCTGGGCCACTCGCCGCTGGCCTCGGCGGTGCTGTTCGCGCCGATGGGTCTGGGCGTGGCGGTCGGCACCATGACCGCGCCGCAACTGGTCCGCCGGATGAAGCAGACCACCGCGATCGCCGGCGGGCTCGCGGTGTCGGCGCTGGGCGGCCTGCTGCTGGCCGGCGCCGACGGTGCCGGGGCGCTCCCGCTGGTGATGACCGGCATCGCCGTGCTGGCGCTGGGCACCGGCCCGCTGTTCGCGCTCGGCACCGGGCTGGTGGTCGGATCCGTGCCGCCGGAGCGCGCCGGCTCGGCGGCAGCGATGTCGGAGACGGGCAACTACTTCGGTGGCTCGCTGGGCTTCGCGCTGCTAGGTGTGCTGGCTGCGGTGGTCTACCGCCACCGGGCGCACGGCACCTCCGACTCGCTGGCCGGCGCGCTCGCCGCCGCCCACCGCCTGCCGGCCGGTCAGGGCGCGGCCCTGCTGCACACCGCGCGGGCCGCCTTCACCGCGGGCCTGCACGTCACCGGCCTGGTCGCCGCCCTGATCTTCGCCGGGCTGGCCGTGCTCGTCCTGACCATGCGCCCCGCGACCCGGAGTACGCCCGTCGCTCTCCCGGAGTACCAGGAGGTCCGGTGA
- a CDS encoding VOC family protein: MTDTTAPVVDRTIYPMPMFASFKVADILAAEAFYHAVGFVSIATIPGPEGVPALVHLRRMKYQDILLVPGTASRGSVTVSFNAGGQDVAALATALRAAAPEGARIEGPTDTLWFTTDVTIDDPDGNRVIITAQREAEAEQAKAWAKENLQGDFIAEE, from the coding sequence ATGACCGATACCACTGCACCGGTTGTCGACCGGACCATCTACCCCATGCCGATGTTCGCCAGCTTCAAGGTTGCGGACATCCTGGCGGCCGAGGCGTTCTACCACGCCGTCGGGTTCGTCTCCATCGCGACCATTCCGGGCCCGGAGGGGGTCCCCGCGCTGGTGCACCTGCGGCGGATGAAGTACCAGGACATCCTGCTCGTCCCCGGCACGGCGTCGCGCGGCAGCGTGACGGTGAGCTTCAACGCCGGCGGCCAGGACGTGGCAGCGCTGGCGACCGCGCTCCGGGCCGCCGCTCCGGAGGGTGCCCGCATTGAAGGTCCCACGGACACGCTGTGGTTCACCACTGATGTGACCATCGACGACCCCGATGGGAACCGGGTGATCATCACCGCACAGCGTGAGGCCGAGGCGGAGCAGGCCAAGGCGTGGGCCAAGGAGAACCTCCAGGGCGACTTCATCGCCGAGGAGTGA
- a CDS encoding DUF6286 domain-containing protein, with translation MPGEAGRPRSPRTRVSALVALAVLAGAGALLYDAVSEWTGHHTGSWRHWLAHQLSTRHLDSPWALAGAAVVAALGLWLLVLAVAPGERRWLPLRQAPGSAVDRLGVAALLERRVCAEPMVASARVRVGRRRARVTVHGSADLDRARVVLNEELDRIGLVRPPALTVRGRRARHRPHMH, from the coding sequence GTGCCAGGTGAGGCGGGCCGTCCGCGTTCCCCCCGCACCCGGGTGTCGGCGCTGGTCGCGCTGGCGGTACTGGCCGGGGCCGGGGCGCTGCTCTATGACGCGGTGTCGGAGTGGACCGGCCACCACACCGGCAGCTGGCGCCACTGGCTCGCCCACCAGCTGTCCACCCGCCACCTGGACTCGCCCTGGGCGCTGGCCGGCGCCGCGGTGGTGGCCGCGCTCGGCCTGTGGCTGCTGGTGCTGGCCGTGGCACCGGGGGAGCGGCGCTGGCTGCCGCTGCGCCAGGCCCCCGGCTCGGCGGTCGACCGGCTCGGCGTCGCCGCACTGCTGGAGCGGCGGGTCTGCGCGGAGCCCATGGTGGCGTCCGCCCGGGTCCGGGTGGGCCGGCGGCGGGCCCGGGTCACCGTGCACGGCAGCGCCGACCTGGACCGGGCGCGCGTGGTGCTGAACGAGGAGCTGGACCGGATCGGCCTGGTGCGGCCGCCCGCTCTGACGGTGCGCGGGCGGCGGGCCCGGCACCGGCCGCACATGCACTGA
- a CDS encoding multicopper oxidase domain-containing protein: MLGRWPFTAEVKDDGSLTDIKVDEAHGQEPFPTERGPKDTVQVPKGMVTRVKATFDKPGMYMWHCHILEHEDHEMIRPLEVH, translated from the coding sequence GTGCTCGGCCGGTGGCCCTTCACCGCGGAGGTGAAGGACGACGGTTCCCTCACGGACATCAAGGTGGACGAGGCCCACGGACAGGAGCCGTTCCCGACCGAACGCGGCCCCAAGGACACCGTGCAGGTGCCCAAGGGCATGGTCACCAGGGTCAAGGCCACCTTCGACAAGCCGGGTATGTACATGTGGCACTGCCACATCCTCGAACACGAGGACCACGAGATGATCCGGCCGTTGGAAGTCCACTGA